One part of the Pseudomonadota bacterium genome encodes these proteins:
- a CDS encoding cupin domain-containing protein — translation MPEATIRREADLEWESWDDAVLKARSDVRWKLLISGERTPTAGLAMGIAEIAPGATLVGHRHAHAETYYITSGRGRMRIDGVDSDIGPGTAIYIPPDAHHSCRCDGDTPLEFIFTFPCDRFEEVVYRFDQ, via the coding sequence ATGCCTGAGGCCACAATCCGCCGTGAGGCCGATCTGGAATGGGAGAGCTGGGACGATGCTGTGTTGAAAGCGCGCAGCGACGTGCGCTGGAAACTGTTGATCTCGGGGGAGCGCACGCCGACGGCGGGGTTGGCCATGGGCATTGCCGAAATTGCACCTGGAGCAACGCTGGTCGGCCACCGCCACGCCCATGCGGAAACCTATTACATCACCAGCGGTAGAGGGCGCATGCGCATCGACGGTGTGGACAGCGACATCGGCCCCGGCACGGCGATCTACATTCCGCCCGATGCGCACCATTCCTGCCGATGCGACGGCGACACGCCGCTCGAGTTCATATTCACCTTCCCGTGCGACCGCTTCGAAGAAGTGGTTTACCGGTTTGACCAGTAA
- the pdhA gene encoding pyruvate dehydrogenase (acetyl-transferring) E1 component subunit alpha: MAGAIKKFKSAKTGKARSAAPPASRENLETYYREMLTIRRFEEKAGQMYGMGLIGGFCHLYIGQEAVVTGVQHALEPGDTVITGYRCHAHMLAAGVDPKFVMAELTGRAAGVSRGKGGSMHMFTPERGFYGGHGIVGAQVPLGAGFGFAHKYRGNDRVSVTYFGDGAANQGQVFEAFNMAALWKLPVIFVIENNQYAMGTSLARSTAIQELYQRGEAFGIPGHQADGMDVLAVQMAAEAAVAKCRAGDGPALLEMMTYRYRGHSMSDPAKYRTREEVSKMRQERDPIENVRERLIAAGYADDEALKEVDRDVKAKINDAAEFSQDSPQPDSAELYTSILATA, encoded by the coding sequence ATGGCCGGCGCAATAAAGAAGTTTAAAAGCGCAAAAACGGGCAAAGCCCGCAGTGCCGCGCCGCCCGCATCGCGCGAAAACCTTGAGACCTATTACCGTGAAATGCTGACGATCCGCCGGTTTGAAGAAAAGGCGGGGCAAATGTACGGCATGGGTCTGATTGGCGGATTTTGCCATCTTTATATCGGACAGGAAGCGGTGGTTACCGGCGTCCAGCATGCCTTGGAGCCCGGCGACACGGTCATTACCGGTTACCGCTGTCACGCCCATATGTTGGCGGCAGGTGTGGACCCAAAATTCGTGATGGCAGAGCTCACCGGGCGCGCCGCCGGCGTCTCCCGGGGCAAGGGCGGCTCTATGCATATGTTCACCCCTGAACGCGGATTCTACGGTGGCCACGGTATCGTCGGCGCGCAAGTGCCGCTTGGCGCCGGCTTCGGGTTCGCCCATAAATATCGTGGCAACGACCGCGTATCGGTGACCTATTTCGGCGATGGCGCCGCCAACCAGGGGCAGGTGTTCGAGGCCTTCAACATGGCGGCGCTGTGGAAGCTGCCGGTCATTTTCGTGATCGAAAACAATCAATACGCGATGGGCACCTCGCTCGCTCGCTCGACCGCGATTCAAGAATTGTATCAGCGCGGCGAAGCTTTCGGCATTCCAGGACATCAGGCAGACGGCATGGATGTGCTGGCGGTCCAAATGGCGGCGGAGGCAGCGGTGGCGAAGTGCCGCGCCGGCGATGGCCCGGCTTTACTGGAAATGATGACATATCGCTATCGCGGTCATTCCATGTCGGACCCGGCCAAATACCGCACCCGAGAGGAAGTCTCCAAAATGCGCCAGGAGCGCGACCCGATTGAGAATGTGCGCGAGCGATTGATCGCGGCGGGCTATGCCGATGACGAAGCGCTTAAAGAGGTCGACCGTGACGTCAAAGCCAAAATCAATGACGCCGCCGAATTTTCTCAAGATAGTCCGCAACCCGACAGCGCCGAATTATACACTAGTATCCTCGCGACGGCGTGA
- a CDS encoding SDR family oxidoreductase, producing the protein MDVLVVGANGRTGRHVLPLLKQAGFNPRAMIRNFDQRDDMEALGAEIVAGDLEKPLGYAVGDNRACIFVAGSGSKTGPEKTIDVDFHGAVSLMETCERKKIRRFIMLSSMNTDDPESGPEKLRHYLNAKAGADNRLRTSLMNWTIVRPGFLTDEPSHELLEIAPSLGLIEGAGSISREDVAKVLVACLARDNTIGKTFDIVDGKTPLEEALDSI; encoded by the coding sequence ATGGATGTACTTGTAGTCGGCGCAAACGGGCGCACTGGTCGGCATGTTTTGCCACTCCTCAAACAGGCCGGGTTTAATCCGCGCGCCATGATCCGAAATTTCGATCAGCGCGACGATATGGAGGCGCTTGGTGCCGAAATCGTCGCCGGCGATTTGGAGAAACCACTGGGCTATGCGGTGGGCGACAACCGGGCATGTATCTTCGTCGCCGGGTCGGGCTCAAAAACTGGGCCGGAGAAAACCATCGACGTTGATTTTCATGGCGCCGTCAGCCTGATGGAGACCTGCGAGCGCAAGAAAATCCGGCGCTTTATCATGTTGAGCTCAATGAATACGGACGATCCAGAATCTGGCCCGGAAAAACTTCGCCATTATCTCAACGCCAAGGCAGGGGCCGACAACCGCCTGCGGACAAGCTTGATGAACTGGACAATTGTCCGCCCAGGGTTCCTGACCGACGAGCCGAGCCATGAATTGCTCGAAATTGCGCCCAGCCTCGGCTTGATCGAAGGCGCTGGGTCGATTAGCCGCGAAGATGTCGCCAAAGTGCTTGTCGCTTGTCTTGCGCGCGACAATACCATCGGCAAAACCTTCGATATTGTCGATGGCAAGACGCCGCTGGAAGAAGCCCTCGACAGCATATGA
- a CDS encoding OsmC family protein, whose translation MKAEIKWVEKRSFLGKSSSGFTVPFGTASEPDGIRPGPSAMELVLIGTGGCAAWDVVQILEKGRQNVEDCVVELDANRAEEDPKVFTRIHMHFIVTGRGLSTDKVARAITLSADKYCSASAMMAKTADVTHDFEVIESA comes from the coding sequence ATGAAGGCGGAAATCAAATGGGTGGAGAAACGCAGCTTTCTCGGCAAATCGAGCAGCGGATTCACGGTTCCATTCGGCACCGCGTCTGAGCCTGACGGCATTCGCCCAGGACCTTCCGCCATGGAATTGGTGCTGATTGGCACCGGCGGATGTGCGGCTTGGGATGTGGTGCAAATTCTCGAAAAAGGTCGCCAAAATGTCGAAGATTGCGTGGTCGAACTCGATGCCAACCGGGCCGAGGAAGACCCCAAAGTGTTCACCCGAATTCATATGCATTTCATCGTCACTGGGCGCGGCCTCAGTACCGACAAAGTGGCGCGGGCGATTACGCTATCTGCCGACAAATACTGCTCAGCCTCCGCGATGATGGCTAAAACCGCCGACGTGACCCATGATTTCGAGGTGATCGAAAGCGCTTGA
- a CDS encoding mandelate racemase/muconate lactonizing enzyme family protein encodes MKITRVETIRLDEFSNLLWVRLHTDAGVIGLGETFFGARAAEAYIHETAAPALIGRDPLQIERIARDLTPYIGFAGTGAETRGRSAIDIALWDLWGRATEQPVYQLLGGLTHDKMRIYNTCAGYRYVRSRPNWGLDDWGTGGNAEGPYEDLDAFLNDAGALAESLLAEGITGMKIWPFDFAAKASGGYYISNADLDTALEPFRKIRAAVGDEMDIMVELHSLWRFPAAIKIAEALEEFNPFWFEDPIRMDSIDAVAEFAAATNVPVCASETLGARWEHHRILEAGAAGIIMPDLTWCGGISEAKKIASLAETFHRPIAPHDCSGPVALMACIHLCLNVPNALIQETVRAFYAGWYKELVTVLPKIENGYVYPPEGPGLGTDILPAVFDRADIHVTATEAD; translated from the coding sequence ATGAAGATCACGCGCGTCGAGACCATACGCCTCGATGAATTCTCCAATCTCCTATGGGTGCGGCTGCATACCGATGCCGGTGTGATCGGACTGGGCGAGACATTCTTCGGTGCCCGCGCTGCTGAAGCCTACATCCATGAAACTGCAGCGCCAGCCTTGATCGGCCGCGACCCCCTGCAGATCGAACGTATCGCCCGGGACCTCACGCCCTATATCGGCTTCGCAGGCACCGGCGCCGAGACGCGCGGGCGGTCAGCCATCGATATCGCGCTCTGGGATCTATGGGGCCGGGCGACCGAGCAGCCGGTCTATCAACTTCTCGGTGGCCTTACCCATGACAAAATGCGCATCTACAACACCTGCGCCGGCTATCGCTATGTGCGTTCGCGGCCGAATTGGGGGCTTGATGATTGGGGCACCGGCGGCAACGCAGAGGGCCCTTACGAAGATCTCGACGCTTTCCTAAACGATGCCGGCGCCCTGGCCGAGAGCCTGTTGGCGGAGGGCATCACCGGCATGAAAATATGGCCGTTCGATTTCGCCGCCAAGGCGTCCGGCGGCTATTACATCTCCAACGCTGATCTCGACACGGCGCTTGAACCGTTCCGTAAAATCCGCGCGGCGGTAGGAGATGAAATGGACATCATGGTCGAGCTGCATTCACTGTGGCGTTTTCCCGCTGCCATCAAAATCGCCGAGGCGCTCGAGGAATTTAATCCCTTCTGGTTCGAGGACCCGATCCGTATGGACAGTATCGACGCAGTGGCCGAATTTGCCGCGGCGACCAACGTCCCAGTCTGCGCCAGCGAAACACTCGGCGCGCGCTGGGAGCACCACAGAATCCTCGAAGCCGGCGCCGCCGGCATCATCATGCCGGACCTCACCTGGTGCGGCGGTATCAGCGAGGCAAAGAAGATCGCCAGCCTCGCCGAAACCTTCCACCGCCCCATCGCACCACATGATTGCAGCGGCCCGGTGGCGCTGATGGCCTGCATCCATCTCTGTCTGAACGTACCGAACGCGTTGATTCAGGAAACCGTCCGAGCCTTCTACGCCGGTTGGTACAAGGAACTCGTCACGGTGTTGCCGAAAATCGAAAACGGCTATGTCTACCCGCCGGAAGGCCCGGGCCTCGGCACGGATATCCTGCCCGCGGTATTTGACCGGGCCGACATTCACGTTACCGCGACGGAAGCGGACTGA
- a CDS encoding septum formation initiator family protein, translating to MIREIGKRARYLIVPLFGSLTLVYLIYSGVQGDRGLLAWIQRGQDVAVAEQKLTNERVHRDALAHRVALLRPESLDLDLLDERTRAVLNLVKPGEIILLETPADG from the coding sequence GTGATTCGCGAGATTGGCAAACGCGCGCGATACCTTATCGTACCGCTCTTCGGGTCTTTGACTCTGGTGTACCTCATTTATTCCGGCGTCCAGGGCGACCGGGGATTGCTCGCATGGATACAACGCGGACAAGATGTCGCGGTGGCGGAGCAGAAACTCACTAACGAGCGCGTGCACCGCGACGCGCTGGCTCACCGCGTGGCCCTGTTGCGCCCGGAAAGCCTCGATCTCGATCTCCTGGATGAGCGCACTCGAGCGGTTTTAAATCTGGTAAAGCCGGGCGAAATCATCCTCTTGGAAACGCCGGCCGACGGCTAA
- the eno gene encoding phosphopyruvate hydratase, producing the protein MTAITDIHAREILDSRGNPTVEVDVVLKNGVMGRAAVPSGASTGAHEAVERRDQDQTRYGGKGVLGAVAAVDDEIFPAIGGMSADEQNLIDAMLVDLDGTPNKARLGANATLAVSLAVAKAAAADRGQPLFRYVGGVQAHTLPVPMMNILNGGAHADNAIDFQEFMIMPVAAPTFADAVRVGAEIFHALRRRLSDSGLSTNVGDEGGFAPNLASTTDALDLVMKAIEAAGYRAGEDVVLALDVAASEFFRDGKYELAGEGRSLGVDEMITLYTDLAGKYPIVSIEDGLAEDDWQGWADLTVALGERLRLVGDDLFATNVARLSRGIAEGVANAILVKVNQIGTLSETLEAVDMAHRAGYAAVMSHRSGETEDVTIADLAVATNCGQIKTGSLARSDRTAKYNQLIRIEEALGPSAVYAGNSVLLKRPS; encoded by the coding sequence ATGACTGCGATCACGGACATCCATGCCCGCGAAATTCTCGACAGTAGAGGCAACCCCACAGTCGAAGTGGATGTGGTGCTGAAAAACGGTGTGATGGGACGCGCGGCCGTGCCGTCTGGCGCCTCCACCGGCGCCCATGAAGCGGTGGAGCGCCGCGATCAGGACCAGACACGTTATGGCGGCAAGGGCGTTCTTGGCGCGGTGGCCGCTGTGGACGATGAGATTTTCCCGGCAATCGGTGGCATGTCGGCTGATGAACAGAATTTGATCGACGCCATGCTTGTGGATCTGGATGGCACGCCGAACAAAGCGCGCCTTGGCGCCAATGCCACGCTGGCCGTCAGCCTCGCCGTCGCCAAGGCCGCGGCCGCGGACCGTGGACAGCCGCTCTTTCGCTATGTCGGCGGTGTGCAAGCGCACACGCTCCCCGTGCCGATGATGAACATCCTCAATGGCGGTGCTCACGCTGACAACGCCATAGATTTCCAGGAATTCATGATCATGCCGGTTGCCGCGCCAACTTTCGCCGATGCGGTGCGGGTCGGGGCAGAAATATTCCACGCGCTCAGGCGGCGCCTGTCCGATTCCGGTCTGAGCACCAACGTCGGCGATGAGGGCGGCTTTGCGCCCAACCTCGCCAGTACAACCGATGCACTCGATCTGGTGATGAAGGCAATTGAGGCGGCGGGGTACCGCGCCGGCGAAGATGTGGTGTTGGCGCTCGATGTCGCCGCCAGCGAATTCTTCCGCGACGGTAAATATGAGCTGGCAGGTGAGGGGCGCAGTCTCGGTGTCGATGAGATGATCACGCTCTATACGGATCTCGCCGGTAAATATCCCATCGTCTCGATCGAGGACGGGCTGGCCGAGGACGATTGGCAAGGCTGGGCTGATCTAACGGTAGCGCTCGGTGAGCGTCTTCGTTTGGTCGGCGACGATCTCTTCGCGACCAATGTGGCGCGCCTGTCACGCGGCATAGCGGAAGGGGTGGCCAACGCCATACTGGTGAAGGTCAACCAGATAGGCACTTTGAGCGAAACCCTGGAAGCGGTCGATATGGCGCACCGCGCCGGCTATGCGGCGGTGATGTCGCACCGCTCCGGTGAAACCGAGGATGTCACCATTGCTGATCTCGCAGTGGCGACAAATTGCGGCCAGATCAAGACCGGCTCGCTCGCCCGTTCAGACCGCACGGCCAAATATAACCAGCTCATCCGCATCGAAGAGGCGTTGGGGCCGAGCGCGGTTTACGCCGGAAACAGCGTGTTGTTGAAACGGCCGAGCTAG
- a CDS encoding hydantoinase B/oxoprolinase family protein, protein MIKIGIDTGGTFTDLVVLDDETGEIRTVKVPSTPEEPALAPLQAVRESGAPPAAVDRIVLGTTIATNAGLQKRGATVLYVGTKGFEDVPIIGRIDRKEAYNPAWPKPDSGVRRRNVFGIAERVDHKGTVLTSLVEPELARLGDWIDTKLAGDTNGDWAVAVNLLFSYVHPDHEAKIGVYLGERFPDLPVSLSSRVSPTWREYERATTTIVDASIKRLMAQFTARLSSDLRATGVSAPLTLMKSNGGHADAATAADVPVQVFLSGLAGGVIAGRRFARDHLDGNSVTLDMGGTSADVGLIIDGEFGSTTEYEVEWGVPVSALFIDYTTIGAGGGSIADVDSGGFLRVGPKSAGAEPGPACYGRGGIAPTITDANIVLGRLDPEYFLGGRMKLRPELAHTAVAALAEQLDLGVEEMALAILDTAAENMADAIRLMTVERGLDHRGFGLTAFGGAGSLHASDVAARLDMARVIVPPHPGLCSALGTLLTNQRVDRARTVLHRSDKIDLARLTEQLGEIAGEAAADLSREGHQGEAQIRGLLNMRYLGQSFGEIISVQQIIVDADVFEQAVQNLHTRHEELYGYSMRGKVVEITEVRVIALGEEAAEASFTAPAGGDGGRHGTRQVYFSSDGFVETVVYRRPGLNAGTRIDGPAVIEEMDSTTLVHPGDSLEIQPDGSLLVAVRGAADTLAISKAPERDPVTLTIVNNALKNICDEMASTMVRTAYSPIFSESRDFSCMLFDRDLRLIGQAEMNPAIICAGLHTVPHCVEELGADTLFPGDVVVHNDPYRGQCHMPEHLLMKPVFLDGELIGYAANIAHVAEIGGMAPGSFASTATEVFQEGLRLPPVKLMNRGEYVKDVWRIVMANHRTPNTTWGDFHAIMGSLTTAERRLQELVSRLGLDAFERIGDALIAHAEEWTRAEIRKLPNGEYRFEDFFEDDGVVAKRYYIRSRVEIMDDEIIIDLSESDAQAFGPINVTYVATAAAGCTAVLQAIGARDVPLNKGCFKPIKVVAPPGTVVNPVFPAPSVAGNTEGQPRVISAIQGALAKAIPDRVGAAEGGTACNLLLGGVHPDTGEFYTHYQLDGGGWGGGKQRDGNSSQCIAHGSTIRATPIEIFESRYPLRTLCYALRADSGGAGTWRGGLGIRREFEVICDEVTVSALFDRMTDGPYGLWGGSAGAPCGIFVCLAGETEFRTVVELFGTVSPSKFVNIKLRRGDKILVLSPGGGGYGAPAERAEAAVKQDLEDGFVSAAGLQAYGRG, encoded by the coding sequence GTGATCAAAATTGGCATCGATACCGGCGGCACCTTCACGGATCTTGTCGTGCTCGACGATGAGACCGGAGAAATTCGAACGGTCAAAGTACCCTCGACGCCGGAGGAGCCGGCGTTGGCGCCCCTCCAGGCGGTAAGAGAATCTGGCGCGCCGCCTGCTGCGGTGGACCGCATCGTGCTCGGCACCACAATCGCCACCAATGCCGGGCTGCAAAAACGCGGCGCCACGGTGCTTTACGTCGGCACCAAGGGATTCGAAGATGTGCCGATCATCGGACGCATCGACCGCAAAGAGGCCTATAACCCGGCCTGGCCGAAACCTGATTCCGGCGTCCGCCGCCGTAATGTGTTCGGCATTGCAGAGCGCGTCGACCACAAAGGTACCGTGCTGACTTCGCTTGTAGAACCTGAGCTGGCGCGCCTCGGCGATTGGATCGACACCAAGCTTGCCGGTGATACGAACGGTGATTGGGCCGTCGCAGTCAATTTGCTGTTCTCTTATGTTCATCCCGACCATGAGGCAAAGATCGGCGTCTATCTTGGCGAGCGCTTCCCGGATCTGCCGGTGTCGCTGTCGAGCCGGGTGTCGCCGACCTGGCGTGAATATGAGCGCGCCACGACGACCATCGTCGACGCCTCAATCAAACGTCTGATGGCGCAATTCACCGCTCGTCTCTCTAGTGATTTGCGCGCAACGGGCGTGTCCGCTCCGCTGACGCTGATGAAGTCCAACGGTGGGCATGCCGATGCCGCCACCGCCGCGGATGTGCCGGTGCAGGTTTTTCTCTCAGGTCTCGCCGGCGGCGTCATTGCCGGGCGGCGTTTTGCCCGAGACCACCTCGATGGCAATAGCGTGACCCTAGATATGGGCGGTACCAGCGCGGATGTCGGCCTAATCATCGACGGCGAGTTCGGCTCTACAACCGAATATGAGGTCGAATGGGGCGTTCCAGTGAGTGCGCTCTTTATCGATTACACCACCATCGGTGCCGGCGGCGGCTCAATCGCAGATGTCGATTCCGGCGGCTTCCTGCGCGTCGGCCCCAAGAGCGCCGGCGCCGAGCCGGGGCCAGCTTGCTATGGCCGGGGCGGCATCGCACCGACCATCACCGATGCGAATATCGTGCTCGGGCGGCTCGATCCGGAATATTTTCTTGGCGGGCGTATGAAATTGCGGCCCGAGTTGGCGCATACCGCCGTTGCCGCGCTGGCCGAGCAACTGGACCTCGGGGTCGAAGAGATGGCGCTCGCCATTCTCGATACCGCGGCGGAGAACATGGCCGATGCCATTCGCCTTATGACCGTGGAGCGCGGTCTTGACCACCGCGGCTTCGGACTTACGGCGTTCGGCGGCGCCGGCTCCTTGCATGCGTCCGACGTGGCGGCGCGGCTCGATATGGCGCGGGTCATCGTGCCGCCCCATCCGGGCCTCTGTTCGGCGTTGGGCACACTTTTAACCAATCAGCGGGTCGACCGGGCTCGTACCGTTCTGCATCGTTCTGACAAGATTGATCTGGCGCGTCTCACTGAGCAGCTCGGCGAGATTGCTGGCGAGGCGGCGGCCGATCTCAGCCGCGAGGGCCATCAGGGCGAGGCGCAAATTCGCGGCCTCCTGAACATGCGTTATCTCGGCCAGAGCTTCGGCGAAATTATTTCGGTGCAGCAGATTATTGTCGACGCCGATGTATTCGAGCAGGCGGTGCAAAATCTGCACACCCGCCACGAAGAACTCTACGGCTATTCCATGCGTGGCAAAGTGGTCGAAATCACCGAAGTCCGCGTCATCGCGCTTGGCGAAGAAGCTGCCGAAGCATCGTTTACGGCTCCTGCCGGCGGCGATGGCGGGCGCCATGGCACTCGCCAGGTTTATTTTTCCAGTGACGGCTTTGTGGAGACGGTTGTATACCGCCGCCCGGGGCTAAATGCTGGCACGCGCATCGACGGACCGGCCGTAATCGAGGAGATGGATTCAACGACTTTGGTGCATCCCGGTGACTCCCTTGAGATTCAGCCGGACGGCAGCCTGCTGGTGGCGGTGCGCGGCGCGGCGGACACGCTCGCCATCTCAAAGGCACCAGAGCGTGATCCAGTGACGCTGACGATTGTCAACAATGCGCTCAAGAACATTTGCGACGAAATGGCGAGCACCATGGTGCGCACCGCCTATTCGCCAATATTCAGCGAATCGCGCGACTTCTCCTGCATGCTGTTCGATAGGGATTTGCGTCTGATCGGCCAAGCTGAAATGAATCCCGCAATCATCTGCGCCGGGCTCCACACCGTGCCGCATTGTGTCGAGGAATTGGGCGCCGATACATTGTTTCCCGGCGATGTCGTAGTGCACAACGATCCCTACCGTGGCCAGTGTCATATGCCGGAGCATTTGTTGATGAAGCCGGTGTTCCTCGACGGTGAGTTGATCGGCTACGCCGCCAACATAGCGCATGTCGCCGAGATCGGCGGCATGGCGCCGGGCTCATTTGCCAGCACCGCGACCGAAGTTTTTCAGGAAGGCCTCCGTCTGCCGCCGGTCAAGCTAATGAACCGCGGCGAGTATGTGAAAGATGTGTGGCGCATCGTGATGGCCAATCACCGGACCCCAAACACAACCTGGGGCGATTTCCACGCCATCATGGGATCACTCACCACGGCGGAGCGGCGGCTTCAGGAGCTGGTTTCGCGCCTCGGCTTGGACGCCTTCGAACGCATTGGTGATGCGCTGATTGCCCATGCTGAGGAATGGACGCGCGCCGAAATCCGCAAACTGCCGAACGGCGAGTATCGTTTTGAGGATTTTTTCGAAGACGATGGCGTTGTCGCCAAGCGCTATTACATCCGCTCGCGGGTCGAAATTATGGACGACGAAATCATTATAGACCTGTCCGAGTCCGACGCCCAAGCGTTCGGGCCTATCAACGTCACCTACGTCGCCACTGCTGCGGCCGGATGCACGGCAGTCCTTCAAGCTATTGGCGCGCGTGACGTTCCGCTTAACAAAGGTTGCTTTAAGCCGATCAAAGTCGTGGCGCCTCCCGGAACCGTGGTCAATCCAGTGTTCCCGGCGCCGAGTGTCGCCGGCAACACAGAAGGCCAACCACGCGTTATCTCAGCCATCCAAGGCGCTCTCGCCAAGGCGATCCCAGACCGGGTCGGTGCGGCGGAGGGCGGCACCGCGTGCAATCTATTGCTCGGTGGCGTCCATCCCGACACCGGCGAATTCTATACCCACTACCAACTCGACGGCGGCGGTTGGGGCGGCGGCAAACAACGCGACGGCAACAGCTCTCAATGCATTGCGCATGGCAGCACAATCCGCGCCACGCCGATTGAGATATTCGAGAGCCGCTATCCGTTGCGCACGCTGTGCTATGCGCTGCGGGCAGATTCTGGCGGCGCAGGCACCTGGAGGGGCGGCCTCGGTATTCGTCGGGAGTTCGAGGTGATTTGCGACGAGGTGACGGTGAGCGCGCTTTTTGACCGCATGACAGACGGCCCCTATGGCCTCTGGGGCGGTAGTGCGGGGGCGCCGTGCGGCATCTTTGTATGCCTCGCGGGCGAGACGGAGTTCCGAACGGTTGTTGAACTGTTTGGTACCGTGAGCCCATCAAAATTCGTCAATATCAAGCTGAGGCGTGGTGACAAAATTCTCGTACTTTCGCCGGGCGGCGGCGGCTACGGCGCGCCGGCAGAACGGGCCGAAGCGGCGGTGAAGCAGGATTTAGAGGACGGTTTTGTCTCTGCCGCTGGTTTGCAGGCTTATGGCCGAGGTTAG
- a CDS encoding pyruvate dehydrogenase complex dihydrolipoamide acetyltransferase: MPINVLMPALSPTMTEGNVASWMKKEGDKISAGDLLCEIETDKATMEIEAIDDGVLGKIVTPDGTENVPVNAVIGIILEEGEDAAVLDGIEIPAVAAAPVETAAPAQAAPVAPVAPAAQVIVAQAAPASQAPPVAHAAQAARPEGRIFASPLARRMATQSGLDLAAIAGSGPKGRIVKADIEAVLSGAAPSAPAPTTMPAAPLAAIGPYEDIPTSKMRKVIAQRLQEAKQTVPHFYLTIECEIDGLLKVRKELNGRSDAYKLSVNDFVIRASALALRKVPECNASWIDGGLRQYSGVDISVAVAIDDGLVTPILRNADHKGLSALSEEMKELAARARAKPMGLMPEEYQGGTFSISNLGMLGIKEFAAIINPPQSMILAVGAGEQRPVVKDGALAIATMMSCTLSVDHRVVDGAAGARFLGAFKGFIEDPLTMLL; encoded by the coding sequence ATGCCGATAAACGTGCTCATGCCGGCGCTGTCGCCCACCATGACCGAAGGCAACGTCGCCAGCTGGATGAAAAAGGAGGGAGATAAGATTTCCGCCGGTGACCTTCTTTGTGAAATCGAAACCGACAAGGCGACGATGGAAATCGAGGCCATCGACGACGGTGTGCTGGGCAAGATCGTGACTCCTGACGGTACGGAAAACGTGCCGGTCAATGCGGTCATCGGGATTATCTTGGAAGAGGGCGAGGACGCCGCGGTGCTGGACGGGATAGAAATCCCAGCCGTCGCAGCGGCGCCAGTTGAAACTGCCGCGCCAGCTCAAGCCGCGCCGGTGGCTCCGGTGGCTCCGGCGGCCCAAGTGATCGTGGCCCAAGCAGCTCCGGCAAGTCAGGCACCACCGGTGGCTCACGCAGCCCAGGCCGCGCGGCCCGAAGGACGGATATTCGCGAGCCCGTTGGCGCGCCGGATGGCAACGCAATCGGGTCTCGATCTTGCCGCGATCGCCGGTTCAGGCCCAAAGGGGCGGATCGTCAAAGCGGATATCGAGGCAGTCCTGTCCGGCGCAGCGCCGTCCGCGCCCGCACCCACTACGATGCCTGCGGCGCCGTTGGCTGCCATCGGGCCGTACGAAGACATCCCGACCAGCAAGATGCGCAAGGTCATCGCCCAGCGCTTGCAAGAGGCGAAGCAGACGGTGCCGCATTTCTATCTGACGATAGAGTGCGAGATCGACGGCCTGCTCAAGGTGCGCAAAGAACTGAATGGCCGCTCGGACGCCTATAAGCTCTCAGTCAATGATTTCGTCATCCGCGCCTCGGCACTCGCTCTGCGGAAGGTGCCCGAGTGCAACGCGTCTTGGATCGATGGCGGGTTGCGGCAATATTCTGGCGTCGATATCTCGGTTGCCGTCGCCATCGACGATGGCCTGGTGACGCCCATCCTGCGCAATGCCGACCATAAGGGTCTAAGCGCGTTGTCGGAAGAAATGAAAGAACTTGCGGCGCGCGCCCGAGCCAAGCCCATGGGTCTGATGCCGGAAGAGTATCAAGGCGGCACGTTCAGTATCTCCAATCTTGGCATGCTCGGAATCAAGGAATTTGCGGCGATCATTAATCCGCCGCAATCCATGATCTTGGCCGTCGGCGCGGGAGAACAGCGTCCGGTGGTGAAGGATGGCGCGCTGGCCATCGCCACCATGATGTCGTGCACGCTGTCTGTCGATCATCGGGTGGTCGATGGCGCCGCCGGCGCAAGATTCCTCGGTGCCTTCAAGGGCTTCATCGAGGACCCGCTGACCATGCTGCTTTAG